One genomic window of Bacillota bacterium includes the following:
- a CDS encoding secondary thiamine-phosphate synthase enzyme YjbQ — protein MKSATKYLWFHTAKRREYINITDEVEQFVRESGIQEGFVLVSAMHITAGVYVNDAESGLIADIDEWLEKLAPYRPDYRHHRTGEDNGDAHLKSLLIHHEVIVPITGGRLDLGPWQQIYYAEFDGQRRKRVILKAIGE, from the coding sequence ATGAAATCGGCGACCAAATACCTCTGGTTCCACACCGCCAAACGGCGGGAATATATCAACATCACCGACGAGGTGGAGCAGTTCGTGCGCGAAAGCGGCATCCAGGAGGGCTTTGTGCTGGTGAGCGCGATGCACATCACCGCGGGCGTCTACGTCAACGACGCCGAGAGCGGGCTGATTGCCGATATCGACGAGTGGCTGGAGAAACTCGCCCCCTACCGCCCGGACTACCGCCACCACCGCACAGGCGAGGACAACGGCGACGCGCACCTCAAGAGCCTGCTCATCCACCACGAGGTGATTGTTCCCATCACGGGCGGGAGATTAGACCTCGGTCCATGGCAGCAGATATACTATGCCGAATTTGACGGACAGAGGC